A region from the Halomarina litorea genome encodes:
- a CDS encoding MOSC domain-containing protein, which produces MVSTATLREVASWFDVSVDSARRRFRANLEVGAPDVPPFWEDRLVADHGEAVAFRVGEAELLGVTPCQRCVVPSRDPNTGAETPGFRERFLERRAATRPEWLDTDRFDHYFRLMVNTHVPESEVGVALSVGDPVEVLGTRSL; this is translated from the coding sequence GTGGTCTCGACGGCCACGCTCCGCGAGGTGGCCTCGTGGTTCGACGTGAGCGTCGACAGCGCACGGCGGCGGTTCCGGGCGAACCTCGAGGTCGGCGCCCCGGACGTCCCGCCGTTCTGGGAGGACCGACTGGTCGCGGACCACGGCGAGGCCGTCGCGTTCAGGGTCGGCGAGGCGGAACTGCTCGGCGTCACCCCGTGCCAGCGCTGTGTCGTCCCCTCGCGGGACCCGAACACGGGCGCGGAGACGCCCGGGTTCCGCGAACGCTTCCTCGAACGGCGGGCGGCCACACGACCGGAGTGGCTCGACACCGACCGCTTCGACCACTACTTCCGCCTCATGGTGAACACTCACGTACCGGAATCCGAGGTCGGGGTGGCGCTCTCCGTCGGCGACCCCGTCGAGGTGCTCGGAACGCGGTCGCTCTGA
- a CDS encoding MOSC N-terminal beta barrel domain-containing protein, which yields MVELRRITTYPVKSLDPHDAETAELGPAGALAGDREYAVVARPADEPHDPETASVGGSGVYVNGKRTAAVHCLRSSFDPDSRTLTLRVHGEDERHEFDLSERGDLNEWLSAYFGSEVSVRREPVGG from the coding sequence ATGGTCGAACTCCGGCGCATCACCACCTACCCCGTCAAGTCCCTCGACCCGCACGACGCGGAGACGGCGGAACTCGGCCCGGCGGGCGCACTCGCCGGGGACCGCGAGTACGCCGTCGTCGCCAGGCCCGCCGACGAACCCCACGACCCCGAGACAGCCTCGGTGGGCGGGTCGGGCGTGTACGTCAACGGCAAGCGGACCGCGGCGGTCCACTGCTTACGTTCGTCGTTCGACCCCGACTCGCGGACGCTCACTCTCCGCGTCCACGGCGAGGACGAACGCCACGAGTTCGACCTCTCCGAGCGGGGCGACCTGAACGAGTGGCTCTCGGCGTACTTCGGTTCCGAGGTGAGCGTCCGGCGCGAACCCGTCGGGGGCTAA
- a CDS encoding helix-hairpin-helix domain-containing protein: MSSTELTRRDDSATETRLTAVCKDGTTVECANFTAIESGVLLTEDLKRKQVVGFVPHEELRYVLPTTVAREATEGPEPTFEDELMELPRLGETYAKRLRAAGYASMRELAAASTADLVDATGARESVAEEWREQAAERGHEDADAAGGWTSGA; this comes from the coding sequence ATGTCGAGTACGGAGTTAACGAGGAGAGACGACAGCGCGACGGAGACCCGCCTCACCGCGGTCTGCAAGGACGGGACGACGGTCGAGTGTGCGAACTTCACGGCCATCGAGAGTGGCGTCCTCCTGACCGAGGACCTGAAGCGAAAGCAGGTCGTCGGGTTCGTCCCCCACGAGGAACTCCGGTACGTCCTGCCGACGACGGTCGCGCGAGAGGCGACCGAGGGGCCGGAACCAACCTTCGAGGACGAACTGATGGAACTGCCCCGACTGGGCGAGACGTACGCGAAGCGCCTCCGCGCGGCGGGCTACGCCTCGATGCGGGAACTCGCCGCGGCGTCGACCGCCGACCTCGTGGACGCGACGGGCGCACGCGAATCCGTCGCGGAGGAGTGGCGCGAACAGGCCGCGGAGCGTGGCCACGAGGACGCCGACGCGGCGGGCGGGTGGACCTCCGGGGCGTGA
- a CDS encoding CopG family ribbon-helix-helix protein, producing the protein MTVVSVSMPESLLQRLDDFAEEHGYTGRSEVVREAARNLLGEFEDKRLEDRQLMGVVTVLFNYETTTVEERMMHLRHEHESLVSSNVHSHVGNHYCMELFILEGTLAEISTFVGKIRATKDTLTVDYSVIPVDDFEATLSSHS; encoded by the coding sequence ATGACCGTGGTCAGCGTCTCGATGCCCGAATCCCTTCTGCAGCGACTCGACGACTTCGCCGAGGAACACGGCTACACCGGCCGGAGCGAGGTGGTCCGGGAGGCCGCGCGCAACCTCCTCGGGGAGTTCGAGGACAAGCGACTGGAGGACCGCCAGTTGATGGGCGTCGTCACGGTGCTGTTCAACTACGAGACGACCACCGTCGAGGAACGGATGATGCATCTGCGCCACGAACACGAGTCGCTCGTCTCCTCGAACGTCCACAGCCACGTGGGCAACCACTACTGCATGGAACTGTTCATCCTCGAGGGGACCCTCGCGGAGATATCGACGTTCGTCGGGAAGATTCGCGCGACGAAGGACACCCTCACCGTCGACTACTCGGTCATCCCCGTCGACGACTTCGAGGCCACCCTGTCGAGTCACTCGTGA
- a CDS encoding DUF309 domain-containing protein, translating into MDDHTHDPTVAPPERGTPTGWLPEDGHWEHGTLRRATVHGVRLYNAGEFHESHDCFEDEWYNYGRGNAESRFLHGMVQVAAGAYKHFDFEDSEAQSASGGRTGSGNDDGMRSLFRTALQYFHGLPNDFYGVDLLDVRTVLTNALEDPTALHGWQVRLDGGTPTAREEDFAYVESLEH; encoded by the coding sequence ATGGACGACCACACCCACGACCCGACCGTCGCCCCGCCCGAGCGGGGAACCCCAACCGGGTGGCTCCCCGAGGACGGGCACTGGGAGCACGGCACCCTCCGGCGCGCCACCGTCCACGGCGTCCGCCTCTACAACGCCGGGGAGTTCCACGAGTCACACGACTGCTTCGAGGACGAGTGGTACAACTACGGACGGGGGAACGCCGAGTCAAGGTTCCTCCACGGGATGGTGCAGGTCGCCGCGGGCGCGTACAAGCACTTCGACTTCGAGGACAGCGAGGCGCAAAGCGCCTCGGGAGGCCGGACGGGGTCCGGCAACGACGACGGCATGCGCTCGCTCTTCCGGACGGCGCTCCAGTACTTCCACGGCCTTCCCAACGACTTCTACGGCGTGGACCTGCTGGACGTCCGCACGGTCCTCACGAACGCGCTGGAGGACCCGACGGCCCTCCACGGGTGGCAGGTTCGACTCGACGGGGGGACACCGACCGCCCGGGAGGAGGACTTCGCCTACGTCGAGTCGCTGGAGCACTGA
- a CDS encoding succinylglutamate desuccinylase/aspartoacylase domain-containing protein, giving the protein MYVEQLGEGEPEVAVLAAVHGDEPCGVHAVETILSESPDVERPVKFVVANERALARGVRYTEEDLNRIFPGDPDADTHERRLAHELLQEIRDCITFSMHSTQSYDDPFAVVEETDTLTETVCPYLSVDAVVEATGFTEGRLVEYADVVEVECGLQGTERAAENAVTLVREFLAAVGALPGGEPEEREIPIFRLSHLVPKRPAEDYAVFAANFERVPAGEPYAAIDGEHLVAEESFYPILMSPYGYENEFGYAGELTGKLGGSPVQGRSAEQSYGG; this is encoded by the coding sequence ATGTACGTCGAACAGTTGGGAGAGGGTGAGCCGGAAGTCGCGGTGCTCGCGGCCGTCCACGGCGACGAACCGTGTGGCGTCCACGCCGTCGAGACCATCCTCTCGGAGTCGCCCGACGTCGAACGGCCCGTGAAGTTCGTCGTCGCCAACGAACGCGCACTCGCCCGTGGCGTCCGCTACACGGAGGAGGACCTGAACCGCATCTTCCCCGGCGACCCGGACGCCGACACGCACGAACGCCGCCTCGCACACGAGTTGCTACAGGAGATACGCGACTGCATCACGTTCTCGATGCACTCGACGCAGTCGTACGACGACCCCTTCGCGGTGGTCGAGGAGACGGACACCCTCACCGAGACGGTCTGTCCGTACCTCTCGGTGGACGCCGTCGTGGAGGCGACGGGGTTCACCGAGGGCCGACTCGTCGAGTACGCGGACGTCGTCGAGGTGGAGTGTGGCCTGCAGGGGACCGAACGCGCCGCAGAGAACGCCGTCACTCTCGTCCGGGAGTTCCTCGCCGCGGTGGGGGCGCTCCCCGGCGGCGAACCCGAGGAGCGCGAGATACCCATCTTCCGCCTCTCCCACCTCGTCCCGAAGCGACCCGCCGAGGACTACGCCGTCTTCGCGGCGAACTTCGAACGGGTGCCCGCCGGCGAACCGTACGCCGCTATCGACGGCGAACACCTCGTCGCCGAGGAGTCGTTCTACCCCATCCTCATGTCGCCGTACGGCTACGAGAACGAGTTCGGCTACGCGGGTGAACTCACCGGGAAACTCGGCGGGTCGCCCGTGCAGGGCCGGTCGGCAGAACAGTCCTACGGCGGGTAG
- a CDS encoding UPF0179 family protein, whose protein sequence is MATVTLIGPRLAEEGTEFVFEGESPDCEGCPYRGQCLNLTEGMRYQVTGVRESGTLECAVHDTGVTAVEVEPAPIRANVASNSAYAGSNAKLEGPCPYTDCPSHEFCEPLGAEFETGYKIREVVGDPPHDYCALDRDLTLVEFEPREET, encoded by the coding sequence ATGGCCACCGTCACGCTCATCGGTCCACGACTCGCGGAGGAGGGAACGGAGTTCGTCTTCGAGGGGGAGTCCCCAGACTGCGAGGGCTGTCCCTATCGGGGGCAGTGTCTCAACCTCACCGAGGGGATGCGCTACCAGGTGACCGGCGTGCGCGAGTCGGGAACCCTCGAGTGCGCCGTCCACGACACGGGCGTCACCGCCGTCGAGGTGGAACCCGCACCCATCCGCGCCAACGTCGCCTCCAACAGCGCCTACGCCGGATCGAACGCGAAACTCGAGGGGCCCTGTCCCTACACCGACTGCCCGAGCCACGAGTTCTGCGAACCCCTCGGCGCCGAGTTCGAGACGGGCTACAAGATACGTGAGGTGGTCGGCGACCCGCCGCACGACTACTGTGCGCTCGACCGGGACCTGACCCTCGTGGAGTTCGAACCCCGCGAGGAGACGTAG
- a CDS encoding DUF5820 family protein gives MDADSLAAGWTVWNDGGDRLVLAYRPDVFNGGDFPPECLPTIYLTRGRRTRRPGVRPNPQPGDPWVVTLFLEPDVDHGGDHYDSREEALDGAAALAARFADGEVDYRGMYQVPRERYFEKLEELTGREA, from the coding sequence ATGGACGCCGATTCGCTCGCCGCGGGGTGGACCGTCTGGAACGACGGCGGCGACAGACTCGTCCTCGCGTACCGCCCCGACGTGTTCAACGGCGGCGACTTCCCGCCGGAGTGTCTCCCCACCATCTACCTCACGCGGGGCCGACGCACCCGCCGCCCGGGGGTCCGCCCGAACCCCCAACCCGGCGACCCGTGGGTCGTCACCCTGTTCCTCGAACCCGACGTGGACCACGGCGGCGACCACTACGACTCCCGCGAGGAGGCCCTCGACGGGGCCGCCGCCCTCGCCGCCCGGTTCGCCGACGGCGAGGTGGACTACCGGGGGATGTATCAGGTGCCACGGGAGCGCTACTTCGAGAAACTGGAGGAACTGACCGGTCGGGAGGCTTAA
- a CDS encoding PrkA family serine protein kinase: MTGDMETLEDLSREYRDSIPSDLRETHAFDWYLEEVYADPRVARNAHQRVADMFDYYGTEYNEDLGVVEYRLASEDPLNDGENVFYGRNIHESIHEFVNKVKSGARGLGPEKRIKLLLGPVGSGKSDFDRQVRRYFEDYTNREEGRMYTFRWTNLCDVIPDQDPADDVVRSPMNQDPIVLLPLQQRDRVIEDLNERLDAPYTIRNEQSLDPAGEFYMDRLLDHYEDDLQQVLENHVEIIRLVADENKRQCVETFEPKDKKNQDETELTGDVNYSKIAIYGESDPRAFDYSGAFCNANRGIFSGEELLKLQREFLYDFLHATQEQTIKPKNNPRIDIDQVIVGRTNMPEYKDKKGDEKMEAFNDRTKRIDFPYVLQYEEESRIYRKMLRNADVPDIHVEPHTLEMAGLFGVLTRIEEPSGGQIDIVQKAKAYNGEIDDADDVDVKKLRDEAATTADIGEGMEGVSPRFIGDEIAEAIMDSMHRGRQFLSPLTTFNHLEHNLENHGSIPEDRFERYYRYLEMVREEYKDRAIEDVRHALAYDVDEIQRQGEKYMDHVMAYIDDDTIEDEITGREQEPDEKFLRSVEEKLNIPEDRKNDFRQEVSNWVSRRAREGTSFNPQDNDRLRRALERKLWEDKKHNINFSALVSSGELEDDERNAWVEALVEQGYSREGAKEVLEFAGAEVAKAEMEE; encoded by the coding sequence ATGACAGGTGACATGGAAACACTCGAAGACCTCAGCCGTGAGTACCGGGACTCGATTCCGTCGGACCTGCGTGAGACCCACGCGTTCGACTGGTATCTGGAGGAGGTCTACGCGGACCCGCGGGTCGCGCGCAACGCACACCAGCGCGTCGCAGACATGTTCGATTACTACGGTACCGAGTACAACGAGGACCTCGGCGTCGTGGAGTACCGACTCGCAAGCGAGGACCCCCTCAACGACGGGGAGAACGTGTTCTACGGGCGCAACATCCACGAGTCCATCCACGAGTTCGTCAACAAGGTGAAGTCGGGCGCTCGCGGACTCGGCCCCGAGAAACGCATCAAACTCCTCCTCGGGCCGGTCGGGTCGGGCAAGTCCGACTTCGACCGACAGGTCCGGCGCTACTTCGAGGACTACACGAACCGCGAGGAGGGGCGGATGTACACGTTCCGGTGGACCAACCTCTGTGACGTCATCCCCGACCAGGACCCCGCCGACGACGTGGTCCGCTCGCCGATGAATCAGGACCCCATCGTCCTGCTCCCGCTCCAGCAACGCGACCGGGTCATCGAGGACCTCAACGAGCGACTCGACGCCCCCTACACCATCCGCAACGAGCAGAGCCTCGACCCCGCGGGCGAGTTCTACATGGACCGCCTGCTCGACCACTACGAGGACGACCTCCAGCAGGTCTTGGAGAACCACGTCGAGATCATCAGGCTGGTCGCCGACGAGAACAAGCGCCAGTGCGTCGAGACGTTCGAACCCAAGGACAAGAAGAACCAGGACGAGACCGAACTCACGGGCGACGTCAACTACTCGAAGATCGCCATCTACGGGGAAAGCGACCCGCGGGCGTTCGACTACTCCGGGGCGTTCTGTAACGCCAACCGGGGCATCTTCAGCGGGGAGGAGCTGTTGAAACTCCAGCGGGAGTTCCTCTACGACTTCCTGCACGCCACGCAGGAACAGACCATCAAGCCGAAGAACAACCCCCGGATCGACATCGACCAGGTCATCGTCGGGCGCACGAACATGCCCGAGTACAAGGACAAGAAGGGCGACGAGAAGATGGAGGCGTTCAACGACCGCACCAAGCGCATCGACTTCCCCTACGTCCTCCAGTACGAGGAGGAGTCTCGCATCTACCGGAAGATGCTCCGGAACGCCGACGTCCCCGACATCCACGTCGAACCTCACACGCTGGAGATGGCGGGCCTGTTCGGCGTTCTGACGCGCATCGAGGAACCCTCGGGCGGGCAGATCGACATCGTCCAGAAGGCCAAGGCCTACAACGGCGAGATCGACGACGCCGACGACGTCGACGTGAAGAAACTCCGCGACGAGGCCGCGACGACGGCCGACATCGGCGAGGGCATGGAGGGCGTCTCCCCGCGGTTCATCGGCGACGAGATCGCCGAGGCCATCATGGACTCGATGCACCGCGGCCGGCAGTTCCTCTCGCCGCTGACGACGTTCAACCACCTCGAGCACAACCTCGAGAACCACGGCTCCATCCCCGAGGACCGCTTCGAGCGCTACTACCGCTACCTCGAGATGGTCCGCGAGGAGTACAAGGACCGCGCCATCGAGGACGTGCGCCACGCCCTCGCCTACGACGTCGACGAGATCCAGCGACAGGGCGAGAAGTACATGGACCACGTGATGGCGTACATCGACGACGACACCATCGAAGACGAGATAACCGGCCGGGAGCAGGAACCCGACGAGAAGTTCCTGCGGAGCGTCGAGGAGAAACTCAACATCCCCGAAGACCGCAAGAACGACTTCCGCCAGGAGGTGTCGAACTGGGTCTCGCGGCGCGCGCGCGAGGGCACCTCGTTCAACCCGCAGGACAACGACCGCCTGCGCCGCGCCCTGGAGCGGAAGCTCTGGGAGGACAAGAAGCACAACATCAACTTCTCGGCGCTGGTCTCCAGCGGCGAGTTGGAGGACGACGAGCGCAACGCGTGGGTCGAGGCGCTCGTCGAACAGGGCTACTCGCGCGAGGGTGCGAAGGAGGTCCTCGAGTTCGCCGGCGCGGAGGTCGCCAAAGCCGAAATGGAGGAATGA
- a CDS encoding PrkA family serine protein kinase produces the protein MKRDYIAEADRALTETYEEPMTLGAYVDRIFERPQLASHASKYLLEAIEAAGTRTVIEEGEEKERYVFFDDPYNDGEHAILGNTEVLNEFVADLRSIAARRGKEEKIVWLEGPTATGKSELKRCLINGLREYSKTDEGRRYTVEWNVSGADSEGSGFTYGEQPVSDDEQWYVSPVQSHPLSVFPKNVRRDLLAELNDRLDDHIAVQVDGKLDPFCREAYDYLEERYRRQGRNDLFSAVTNPKHLRVKNFVVDVGDGIGVLHSEDDGTPKERLVGSWMHGMLRELDSRGRKNPQAFSYDGVLSQGNGLLTLVEDAAQHADLLQKLLNVPDEGHVKLDKGIGMDIDTQLVIISNPDLEAQLNQHAERAGADPLKALKRRLDKHEFRYLTNLSLETELLRRELTNETTVWTAESYDELERKIRQPVEIKVRDNKRQVFTKELAPHAIEAAALYNVVSRLDTDDLPTGLDLVDKALLFDAGFISQGDERREKDDFEFESDPRDGIHGIPVTYTRDVVADLLHEESDRHHPTLPVEHVIMPRDVLNAMADGFVEAPVFSDSERTEFENRVVQVKNRIFSQQESDVLAAIMREKRVDEATVEEYIEHVYAWTENEQIENDRGELLDPDPLKMKVFEIEHLGRFDEDDYEGSEAGPDVEEFRSERVITAINRHAWRNRDEEFRVADVNVKEIPVIRTVLGSHDWSDVRRAFEDFEPRQWDDPPAGTETAAVKERTVRNMMEMFDYSEASAELTSRHVMSQVSYRWD, from the coding sequence ATGAAACGCGACTACATCGCCGAGGCGGACCGGGCGCTGACCGAGACCTACGAGGAGCCGATGACCCTCGGGGCGTACGTCGACCGCATCTTCGAGCGGCCACAGTTGGCCTCCCACGCCTCGAAGTACCTGCTGGAGGCCATCGAGGCCGCCGGCACCCGGACGGTCATCGAGGAAGGCGAGGAGAAGGAGCGCTACGTGTTCTTCGACGACCCGTACAACGACGGCGAGCACGCCATCCTCGGCAACACCGAGGTGTTGAACGAGTTCGTCGCGGACCTGCGCTCCATCGCGGCCCGCCGCGGCAAGGAAGAGAAGATCGTCTGGCTGGAGGGTCCCACCGCTACCGGCAAGTCCGAACTCAAGCGCTGTCTCATCAACGGCCTGCGCGAGTACTCGAAGACCGACGAGGGACGGCGCTACACCGTCGAGTGGAACGTCTCGGGGGCCGACTCGGAGGGCAGCGGGTTCACCTACGGCGAGCAACCCGTGAGCGACGACGAGCAGTGGTACGTCAGCCCCGTCCAGTCGCACCCGCTTTCGGTGTTCCCGAAGAACGTCCGGCGCGACCTGCTGGCCGAACTCAACGACCGCCTCGACGACCACATCGCGGTGCAGGTCGACGGAAAACTCGACCCGTTCTGCCGCGAGGCGTACGACTACCTCGAAGAGCGCTACCGCAGGCAGGGCCGCAACGACCTGTTCTCGGCGGTGACGAACCCGAAGCACCTGCGCGTGAAGAACTTCGTCGTGGACGTGGGCGACGGCATCGGCGTCCTCCACAGCGAAGACGACGGCACGCCGAAAGAACGGCTGGTCGGATCGTGGATGCACGGGATGCTCCGCGAACTCGACTCGCGCGGCCGGAAGAACCCGCAGGCGTTCAGCTACGACGGCGTCCTCTCGCAGGGCAACGGCCTCCTGACGCTCGTGGAGGACGCCGCCCAGCACGCCGACCTGCTCCAGAAACTGCTGAACGTCCCCGACGAGGGCCACGTGAAACTGGACAAGGGCATCGGGATGGACATCGACACGCAACTGGTCATCATCTCGAACCCGGACCTCGAAGCCCAGTTGAACCAGCACGCAGAGCGGGCGGGTGCGGACCCGCTGAAGGCGCTGAAGCGCCGGCTGGACAAACACGAGTTCCGCTACCTGACGAACCTCTCGCTGGAGACCGAGTTGCTCCGGCGGGAACTCACGAACGAGACGACGGTGTGGACCGCCGAGTCCTACGACGAACTCGAGCGCAAGATCCGTCAGCCGGTCGAGATCAAGGTCCGCGACAACAAGCGGCAGGTGTTCACGAAGGAACTCGCGCCGCACGCCATCGAGGCGGCGGCGCTGTACAACGTCGTCTCGCGACTGGACACCGACGACCTGCCGACGGGCCTCGACCTCGTGGACAAGGCGTTGCTGTTCGACGCGGGGTTCATCAGTCAGGGCGACGAGCGCCGGGAGAAAGACGACTTCGAGTTCGAGTCGGACCCGCGCGACGGCATCCACGGCATCCCCGTCACCTACACGCGGGACGTCGTCGCGGACCTGCTCCACGAGGAGTCGGACCGCCACCACCCGACCCTGCCCGTCGAGCACGTCATCATGCCCCGCGACGTGCTGAACGCGATGGCAGATGGGTTCGTCGAGGCACCCGTCTTCTCCGACAGCGAGCGCACCGAGTTCGAGAACCGGGTGGTACAGGTGAAAAACCGTATCTTCAGCCAGCAGGAGTCGGACGTGCTCGCGGCCATCATGCGCGAGAAGCGCGTGGACGAGGCCACCGTCGAGGAGTACATCGAGCACGTCTACGCGTGGACGGAGAACGAGCAGATCGAGAACGACCGCGGGGAACTACTCGACCCCGACCCGCTGAAGATGAAGGTGTTCGAGATAGAGCACCTCGGGCGGTTCGACGAGGACGACTACGAGGGCTCCGAGGCGGGTCCAGACGTCGAGGAGTTCCGCTCGGAGCGCGTCATCACGGCCATCAACCGCCACGCGTGGCGCAACCGCGACGAGGAGTTCCGGGTGGCCGACGTGAACGTCAAGGAGATTCCCGTCATCCGGACGGTCCTCGGCAGTCACGACTGGAGCGACGTCCGCCGGGCGTTCGAGGACTTCGAACCCCGCCAGTGGGACGACCCGCCGGCGGGCACGGAGACGGCCGCGGTCAAGGAGCGGACGGTCCGCAACATGATGGAGATGTTCGACTACAGCGAGGCGTCGGCCGAACTCACGAGTCGGCACGTCATGAGCCAGGTGAGCTACAGATGGGACTGA